Within Negativicoccus succinicivorans, the genomic segment TCAGTTTGTAGTCGATCGGCACGATTTTGCCGTTGACTTTAGCTCCCGTGCAGGTATTGCCGACTTCCGTATGAATACGATACGCGAAATCCAACGGAATGGCGCCCTGCGGCAAGTCAATGACGTCGCCGCGCGGCGTAAACACAAAGACTTCGTCGGCGAATACATCGAGTTTCAACGCGTCGACAAATTCCTTCGAATTGCTCGTATCCTGCCATTCGAGCAATTTGCGCAACCAACCGATTTTTTCATCAAAATTCTGTTGCTGCGACGCTTTTTTCGTACCTTCTTTATAGCGCCAATGCGCCGCCACACCGTACTCGGCGACCTGGTGCATCTCTTGCGTACGGATCTGAATTTCGACCGGTTGCCCCGATTCGCCGATGACCGTCGTATGTAACGACTGGTACATATTCGGTTTCGGCATCGCGATATAATCTTTAAACCGATACGGCAACGGTTTCCATAAACTGTGGACAATCCCCAAAACCGCATAGCACTCCGGGATCGTGTTGACGATCACTCGAGTCGCGTACAGATCGTAAATCTCACTGATATCCTGATGTTTTTTCTTGATTTTTTTATAAATACTGTAAAAATGTTTCGGACGACCGCTGATGTCCGCTTCAATATTGTTCTTCTGCAGTGAATCGCGCAAGATATCAATCGTCTGTTTGATGATTTCTTCGCGCACCTGGCGTTTGACCTTCATCTGTTCGACGAGGTCGTAGTATGCCATCGGTTCCAAATAGCGGAACGAAAGATCTTCCAGCTCCCACTTTATATTAAAAATACCGAGCCGATGCGCGAGCGGCGCAAAAATCTCCAGCGTTTCGCGGGCAATGCGCTGCTGCTTTTCTTCCCGCACGAAAGACAGCGTCCGCATATTATGCAAGCGGTCGGCCAACTTGATAACGACCACACGCACGTCTTTCGCCATCGCGAGAAACATCTTACGATAGGTATCGAGCTGCTGATCTTCTTTCGTCTTGTAATTCATCCGGTTAAGCTTGGTGACGCCGTCCACCAGAAACGCCACTTCATCACCGAATAGCATGCGAATATCTTCCAGCGTGTAATCGGTATCTTCCACAACATCATGCAGCAACGCCGCCTTGATACCGTCCGGATCCATTTGCAGGCCGGCAATAATGTCGGCGACAGCCAACGGGTGCATAATATATGGTTCACCCGAAACACGTTTTTGGTCCGCATGCGCCGTATCGGCAAGTTCATACGCTTCACGCAGGGAATCTTCATCGAGATCGGGCAAATATTTTTTGACGTCGGCAACTAATTTCGCATACGCCGCTTCCCGATCAAATTCCGTGTTTACGGTTTCCATATATCCTCCTTTCCCGCACCGGCACGATATGTGGCGGAATTTTCCAGCGCAAGTTTTTCGTCACTGGGTCGCCAATTATACCAGGTTTCATTCTCATGCTGTTGACGTTCCAATAAATGCAGTTCTTCCAACACGGTCACCGCCGCGAACAAATCCCGCGGCGCATACGACAAGCCACTCTGCTCCGCGAGGATAGTCTGAACTTGCGCGACGGTCCGATCATGCGGCTCCAAAAGCACGCGCAGTTCACGATATACGGCTACCATAATTTCACGGTTTAAATGCACTTTTTGCGCGCTTTCCCACGTGATATCTTTCACCACGCCCTGCACTTGCACCTGGTTCTGCCATGTATTTTTTTGCAACGCGTAAACGATCGCGGCAGTATCGCCGCTGAAAATTTCCGTGGTCAGTTCCCCGAATCCCCAGCCGACACATTCCAAGTCATCACCTTGCTGCGCAAAGTTGGCTTTCAAATGACGCCGATCTTTACCGATACGGCGAATTTTTTGCACGGTCAGATCGCGGGACGCAAATAAAGGTGACGGATTGCCTTCGCCGAACGGCTCTAAGCGTTCGAGCGCCGTGACGAAATCCAAATCGACATCC encodes:
- a CDS encoding RelA/SpoT family protein, producing the protein METVNTEFDREAAYAKLVADVKKYLPDLDEDSLREAYELADTAHADQKRVSGEPYIMHPLAVADIIAGLQMDPDGIKAALLHDVVEDTDYTLEDIRMLFGDEVAFLVDGVTKLNRMNYKTKEDQQLDTYRKMFLAMAKDVRVVVIKLADRLHNMRTLSFVREEKQQRIARETLEIFAPLAHRLGIFNIKWELEDLSFRYLEPMAYYDLVEQMKVKRQVREEIIKQTIDILRDSLQKNNIEADISGRPKHFYSIYKKIKKKHQDISEIYDLYATRVIVNTIPECYAVLGIVHSLWKPLPYRFKDYIAMPKPNMYQSLHTTVIGESGQPVEIQIRTQEMHQVAEYGVAAHWRYKEGTKKASQQQNFDEKIGWLRKLLEWQDTSNSKEFVDALKLDVFADEVFVFTPRGDVIDLPQGAIPLDFAYRIHTEVGNTCTGAKVNGKIVPIDYKLKNGDIVSIITSKNGKPSLDWLNIVASSESRSKIRGWFKKENRADNIAKAKEALESEAKKLGYEFKTLNKPGRLEAVAEQINAGTPEDLLAAAGYGGLTVRGITLKLIDLHKKEEEKNNPISSQLQQTLDSLRVSKKATKGNSGILVKGEPGLLVHMARCCNPVPGDPVIGYITRGRGISVHRLDCDNIIHNDDPNRLIEVSWMYGANETFLVVVEIESYDRRGLLEDVLGVVSEMKLSVGSVNADLPQDNVAKIRLGVQIKDLHQLEFMMTKLRRIRDVYSVRRLESAGGT